From Diadema setosum chromosome 5, eeDiaSeto1, whole genome shotgun sequence, the proteins below share one genomic window:
- the LOC140229080 gene encoding uncharacterized protein isoform X2, producing the protein MENLLYISHRKTRYKALAVCMQFQDGYPDQPIIIEIKSKTLPEKLTDGLTKICDGEAKKLLGKPQVLHIVKFVERFLADNPFTVCSDELAFIKRELITGNDEIKTKQKSGVIIVSIREEEYAMKMKLKVPDLYPEQQVRVESVEGNFPELFTKMFVAQAEETARQCVQPPLKKKSKDPPFEPKPSLKPVAQYLIDCLRRYPTECCPICKERAFTPKPEHTVNDSSSERFVVWVYCGHIFHKGCLDEFFKTPPFTGGKKCPSCGKRIYHDMWKITPKVAEERWAHQQARQRELDEVADFLQ; encoded by the exons ATGGAAAATCTGCTTTACATTTCCCACAGGAAGACTCGGTACAAAGCTCTTGCTGTATGCATGCAGTTTCAAGATGGCTACCCAGACCAGCCCATCATCATCGAGATCAAGAGTAAAACACTGCCGGAAAAACTGACAGATGGCCTTACGAAGATATGCGATGGGGAAGCAAAAAAACTATTAGGCAAACCACAG GTCCTGCACATAGTGAAGTTTGTGGAGCGGTTTTTGGCAGACAACCCCTTCACAGTGTGCAGCGATGAGCTGGCTTTCATCAAGCGTGAACTCATCACGGGGAACGATGAAATCAAGACAAAGCAGAAGAGCGGCGTCATCATCGTTTCCATCAGGGAAGAGGAATATGCGATGAAGATGAAACTCAAAGTACCCGATCTCTACCCTGAGCAGCAAGTGAG agttgaaagtgtagAGGGTAACTTTCCAGAGCTATTCACCAAGATGTTTGTAGCTCAGGCGGAGGAGACTGCCAGGCAGTGTGTGCAGCCACCCCTGAAGAAGAAGTCAAA GGATCCTCCATTCGAGCCAAAGCCCTCTCTCAAACCAGTTGCGCAATACCTGATCGACTGCCTGCGGAGATATCCCACGGAGTGCTGCCCCATTTGCAAAGAGAGAGCGTTCACCCCCAAACCAGAG CACACCGTGAATGACAGCTCAAGTGAGCGGTTTGTGGTGTGGGTCTACTGTGGTCACATATTCCACAAAGGCTGTCTGGACGAGTTCTTCAAAACGCCGCCATTTACAG GAGGCAAGAAGTGTCCATCCTGCGGCAAGAGAATCTACCATGACATGTGGAAGATTACGCCCAAGGTCGCGGAGGAGCGGTGGGCCCACCAGCAGGCACGGCAGCGCGAGCTCGACGAGGTGGCCGACTTTTTGCAATGA